One segment of Clostridium ljungdahlii DSM 13528 DNA contains the following:
- a CDS encoding methyl-accepting chemotaxis protein, which yields MGKIVFFILMILFADLFFNLFLYEKIKYNKIVKYYDDVLDKILSGNFTYNFQRKDSISNKIDRLCKDMLVWIYKTLNSSITMGDDLEYISNSCSMSKKGLLKIKGYINEFNKNANAICDKISECSNLSANMANSEVEMRKFSDSVTGSGKKADEYITRSSESVEKSVTILENMNSSMELLSNNISNLSNITDKIENMAELINKLTANINLLSLNASIEAARAGENGKGFAIVALEIGKLADESAVYSKNIKSQVDEIKGHTVDTVKSIEDLIEKSSQGKDSIKSIKNYFSEFSSEIHNINNNLAFLSQKIVEQTEHTQYVAAFNQNLAAFFADFKRDVSVIVVETENQSALEDENIECSQKMHFSMEKLTDFTKEFEKIIESKLIEYCNDIAEKICKDNFTIEKLCEYVGKTNISSFYITDGDGVIVMTNDSETMGFRFEDNPSSQTFQFRKILSNRDLVVVQDFVKRDLDGKYYKFAGISRRDKKGIVQASISMDDIVNLRNCCA from the coding sequence ATGGGGAAAATTGTTTTTTTTATTTTAATGATCTTATTTGCCGATCTATTTTTTAATCTATTTTTATATGAGAAAATAAAATATAATAAAATTGTCAAATACTATGATGATGTACTTGATAAAATACTGTCCGGTAACTTTACATATAATTTTCAAAGAAAAGATTCCATATCGAATAAAATTGATAGGCTATGTAAAGATATGTTAGTATGGATATATAAAACTTTGAATTCATCTATAACTATGGGCGATGATTTGGAATATATATCAAATTCCTGCAGTATGTCTAAAAAGGGACTTTTAAAAATTAAAGGATATATAAATGAATTTAATAAAAATGCAAATGCTATATGTGATAAAATATCTGAATGTTCAAATTTATCTGCGAATATGGCAAATTCAGAAGTAGAAATGCGCAAATTTTCAGATAGTGTTACAGGCAGTGGCAAAAAAGCAGATGAATATATTACACGCAGCAGTGAATCCGTAGAGAAATCTGTAACTATTCTTGAGAATATGAATTCCAGTATGGAGCTTCTGTCAAATAATATAAGTAATCTCTCTAATATAACAGATAAAATTGAGAATATGGCAGAATTGATAAATAAATTAACTGCAAATATAAACCTATTGTCATTAAATGCTTCTATTGAAGCTGCAAGAGCTGGCGAAAATGGAAAAGGATTTGCAATTGTAGCTTTAGAAATAGGAAAATTGGCTGATGAAAGTGCAGTCTATTCTAAAAATATAAAATCACAAGTAGATGAAATAAAGGGACATACTGTTGATACTGTAAAGTCTATTGAAGACTTGATAGAGAAAAGCTCACAAGGAAAAGACTCTATAAAATCTATTAAAAATTATTTTAGTGAGTTTAGCAGTGAAATTCATAATATAAATAATAATTTAGCCTTTCTTTCACAAAAAATTGTAGAACAAACTGAACACACACAGTATGTTGCGGCTTTTAACCAAAATTTAGCAGCTTTCTTTGCTGATTTTAAAAGGGATGTTTCTGTAATTGTGGTTGAGACAGAAAATCAATCTGCTTTGGAGGATGAGAATATAGAGTGTTCTCAAAAAATGCATTTTTCTATGGAAAAACTCACTGATTTTACAAAAGAATTTGAAAAAATAATAGAATCTAAACTTATAGAGTACTGCAACGATATTGCAGAAAAAATATGCAAAGATAATTTTACTATTGAAAAACTTTGCGAATATGTTGGTAAAACTAACATATCTAGTTTTTATATAACAGACGGGGATGGAGTGATTGTAATGACAAATGATTCTGAAACCATGGGATTTAGATTTGAGGATAATCCTTCATCTCAGACATTTCAGTTTAGAAAAATATTGTCTAATAGGGACTTAGTAGTGGTACAAGATTTTGTGAAAAGAGATTTGGATGGTAAATACTATAAGTTTGCTGGAATTTCACGTAGAGATAAAAAGGGAATTGTACAGGCAAGTATTTCTATGGACGATATAGTTAATTTGAGAAATTGTTGTGCATGA
- the dapB gene encoding 4-hydroxy-tetrahydrodipicolinate reductase → MIKVGLIGLGKTGKYIAEGILQQDNMEMVAAICSPNSKKKGMNLGELLGNFKTKVKITTSDELQATIFKTKPDVVVDFSNPQATIKNAVILSKMKVNMVIGTTGFSKEDIDKLQTISYKFKNGIVYAPNITLGVNVIMLLSNIAATILNNYDFQIIEMHYKNKKDSPSGTALKLSDEIEHGLQISGVQNKPIPISSVRAGGVVGKHKVLIIGDEDRIEISHESFSKKAFSLGALNAVNYIYKKSGYYEMKDVLNLKKILHEYIDNLDNEVLSSQI, encoded by the coding sequence TTGATCAAAGTAGGTCTAATAGGTTTAGGTAAGACAGGAAAATATATTGCAGAAGGTATTTTACAACAAGATAACATGGAAATGGTAGCTGCAATCTGCAGCCCTAATAGTAAAAAAAAGGGAATGAATTTAGGAGAGTTACTTGGTAATTTTAAAACAAAAGTAAAAATAACTACTTCTGATGAACTCCAAGCTACTATTTTTAAAACCAAACCAGATGTTGTGGTAGACTTCTCAAATCCACAAGCAACCATAAAAAATGCCGTCATACTATCAAAAATGAAAGTAAATATGGTAATAGGCACAACAGGTTTCTCCAAAGAAGATATTGACAAGCTTCAAACTATATCCTATAAGTTTAAAAACGGCATAGTTTACGCCCCAAACATCACTTTAGGAGTAAACGTAATAATGCTGCTAAGCAATATTGCAGCTACTATATTAAATAATTATGATTTTCAAATTATAGAAATGCACTATAAAAACAAAAAAGACTCCCCTTCAGGGACTGCATTAAAACTATCAGATGAAATAGAACATGGTCTTCAAATATCTGGTGTACAAAATAAACCTATTCCTATAAGCTCTGTACGTGCTGGAGGGGTAGTAGGAAAACATAAAGTTCTTATAATTGGTGATGAGGATAGAATAGAAATAAGCCATGAATCTTTTTCAAAAAAAGCTTTTTCACTAGGAGCTCTTAATGCAGTAAACTACATTTATAAAAAATCTGGATACTACGAAATGAAAGACGTATTAAATCTAAAAAAAATACTTCATGAATACATTGACAATCTAGACAATGAAGTACTTAGTTCTCAAATTTAA
- a CDS encoding TrkA C-terminal domain-containing protein, with the protein MSSQNVTKPVYQKIAIDIANRILDGDFSIGDKLHGRSSLSSHYNVSPETVRRAIMLLNEVDIVEVIKGSGIIVKSVDNCLKFINKFKDIGSMNKSKNQILGLLNERNEIEKKIGERINELLDYSNRFVNINPFMPFEFKIYKGLSIVGKTICESKFWQNTNATIIGIRREGNLILSPGPYAVFKEEDIFLAIGEEDVYHKIKKFLYGDNN; encoded by the coding sequence ATGTCATCGCAAAATGTTACAAAACCTGTATACCAGAAGATAGCAATTGATATAGCTAATAGAATATTAGACGGTGATTTTTCCATAGGGGATAAACTTCATGGAAGATCATCTCTTTCAAGTCATTATAATGTTTCTCCTGAAACTGTAAGAAGAGCTATTATGCTTTTAAATGAAGTGGATATTGTAGAAGTGATAAAGGGCAGTGGGATTATTGTTAAATCCGTGGATAATTGTTTGAAATTTATAAATAAATTTAAGGACATAGGTTCCATGAATAAATCTAAAAATCAAATTTTGGGCTTATTAAATGAGAGAAATGAAATTGAAAAAAAAATTGGAGAAAGAATAAATGAACTCCTAGATTACTCAAATAGATTTGTAAACATTAATCCATTCATGCCTTTTGAATTTAAAATATATAAGGGACTCAGCATTGTAGGGAAAACTATATGTGAGAGTAAGTTCTGGCAAAATACAAATGCTACTATAATAGGTATACGTAGAGAAGGAAATTTAATACTTTCTCCAGGACCTTATGCTGTATTTAAAGAGGAAGATATTTTTTTAGCAATAGGCGAAGAAGATGTGTACCATAAAATCAAAAAATTTCTTTATGGAGATAATAATTAG
- a CDS encoding Yip1 family protein: MSEENSEERKDGILKNIIGAIVSPRETMERVNKNPKIWRYLIPVTLIQLIIYIIEIPKLTSFAVLQAQQVPNFSQAAIPIIKTGAIIFTVISALITPALFALIISAVIKLIASISKETGNFKNLYCINILAYVPVLIGGILTAIIMLFTEPQNIKNISTSLTLVLSSSTDMKSTIYKLFSCIDFFYIWSAVISTIGTSIVFKMKTKKAAIIVFVIYAAAVYVFKVLI, from the coding sequence ATGTCAGAAGAAAATTCAGAAGAAAGAAAAGATGGAATTTTAAAAAATATTATTGGTGCTATAGTTTCGCCAAGAGAAACAATGGAAAGAGTCAATAAAAATCCTAAAATATGGAGATATTTAATACCTGTAACATTAATCCAGTTAATTATTTATATAATAGAAATACCCAAACTTACAAGTTTTGCTGTTTTACAAGCTCAGCAAGTGCCAAACTTTTCTCAAGCTGCAATTCCAATTATAAAAACTGGAGCTATAATTTTTACGGTAATTAGTGCATTAATTACGCCGGCATTATTTGCATTAATAATTAGTGCTGTTATTAAACTTATAGCTTCTATTTCAAAAGAAACAGGAAATTTTAAAAATTTATATTGTATAAACATATTAGCTTATGTTCCAGTTTTAATAGGTGGAATCTTAACTGCAATAATAATGCTTTTTACAGAGCCACAAAATATAAAAAACATTTCAACTAGCCTTACATTGGTTTTAAGTTCATCAACAGATATGAAAAGTACAATTTATAAGTTGTTCTCATGTATAGATTTTTTCTATATATGGAGTGCAGTGATATCAACAATTGGTACTTCTATTGTGTTTAAAATGAAGACAAAAAAAGCAGCAATTATAGTTTTTGTGATTTACGCTGCTGCAGTATATGTTTTTAAAGTTTTAATTTAA